In the genome of Chryseobacterium arthrosphaerae, one region contains:
- a CDS encoding helix-turn-helix domain-containing protein: MENQEVEIYNTVSEYNKMANHETLHPLVSIIDFSKSDPICQYKRTFGFYTVFLKDVMCGDMQYGKHSYDYQEGTLVFIAPGQMYGIYNKDKYVQPAGFALIFHPDLIKGTNLAKNMKDYSFFSYDVHEALHLSEKEREVVLDCFKNIKLELEQAIDKHSKSLIVNNIELFLNYCMRFYDRQFITRDHINQGVIGKFETLVDDYLKSENPKNIGFPMVNYFAEKLNLSANYFGDLIKKELGISPQEFIHNKLIDVAKEQILDERKSISEISYDLGFRYPQHFTRLFKTKVGISPSEYKSLN; encoded by the coding sequence ATGGAAAATCAGGAGGTTGAAATCTATAATACGGTCTCGGAATACAATAAAATGGCGAATCATGAAACCCTGCATCCGCTGGTAAGTATTATTGATTTTTCCAAATCTGATCCTATTTGCCAGTATAAAAGAACATTTGGGTTTTATACCGTTTTTCTGAAAGATGTCATGTGTGGAGATATGCAATACGGGAAACACAGCTATGATTATCAGGAAGGAACTTTGGTTTTTATTGCTCCCGGGCAGATGTATGGAATTTACAATAAAGACAAGTACGTACAGCCTGCAGGATTTGCCCTGATTTTTCATCCGGATTTAATAAAAGGGACCAATCTGGCAAAGAATATGAAAGATTATTCATTCTTCTCTTATGATGTGCATGAAGCGCTCCATCTTTCCGAAAAAGAAAGAGAAGTGGTACTGGATTGTTTTAAAAATATTAAGCTGGAGCTGGAACAGGCTATTGATAAACACAGCAAATCTTTAATTGTAAATAATATCGAGCTTTTCCTGAATTACTGCATGCGTTTCTATGACCGTCAGTTTATTACAAGAGACCATATCAACCAGGGAGTCATCGGCAAGTTTGAAACCCTTGTAGATGATTATTTGAAATCTGAAAATCCTAAAAATATAGGCTTCCCGATGGTTAATTACTTTGCGGAAAAGCTGAACCTTTCTGCCAATTATTTCGGGGACCTGATCAAAAAGGAACTTGGAATTTCGCCACAGGAATTTATCCACAACAAACTTATTGATGTGGCCAAAGAGCAGATCCTGGACGAGAGAAAATCGATCAGTGAAATTTCTTATGATCTTGGGTTCAGATATCCCCAGCATTTCACAAGGCTATTCAAAACCAAAGTAGGAATTTCCCCAAGTGAATACAAATCCTTGAACTGA
- a CDS encoding NAD(P)-dependent alcohol dehydrogenase, whose protein sequence is MSTFTVKAYGAESKTADLKEMNIERREVTPKDVEIEILYCGVCHSDLHTARNDWGGTLYPAVPGHEIIGRITKVGNEVSKFKVGDLAGVGCIVDSCGHCESCRHDLEQYCLNGFTGTYNGHDKHSGGHTFGGYSQKVVVDSHHVLKVPENLDPAAVAPILCAGITTWSPLRHWNVGPDSKVAVVGLGGLGHMAIKLAKGLGAEVTLFSRTPGKTEDAKQLGADHVIISTDEEQMKSVKGKFDVIIDTVPYVHDVNPYVTTLNISGTHVLVGYLGGLEPILNTVPLILGRKSVAGSVIGGIAETQELLDFCGTHNIVSEIEMIRMQDINHAYERMLKSDVKYRFVIDMKSL, encoded by the coding sequence ATGAGCACATTTACAGTAAAAGCTTACGGAGCAGAATCCAAAACAGCTGATCTGAAAGAGATGAATATTGAAAGAAGAGAAGTAACCCCTAAGGATGTAGAAATCGAAATTCTATACTGCGGGGTCTGCCACTCTGACCTTCATACGGCAAGAAACGACTGGGGCGGAACCCTCTACCCTGCTGTTCCCGGACATGAGATCATCGGAAGAATCACTAAAGTAGGAAACGAGGTTTCCAAATTTAAAGTGGGCGACCTTGCGGGAGTAGGCTGTATCGTAGATTCCTGCGGGCATTGTGAAAGCTGCCGGCACGATCTCGAACAATACTGTCTGAATGGATTTACCGGAACCTATAATGGTCACGACAAACATTCCGGAGGTCATACTTTCGGGGGATATTCCCAGAAAGTAGTGGTAGATTCCCATCATGTTCTAAAAGTTCCTGAAAATCTGGACCCTGCTGCCGTAGCACCTATTTTGTGTGCCGGGATTACGACATGGTCCCCTTTGAGACACTGGAATGTAGGTCCGGATTCAAAAGTAGCTGTAGTAGGATTGGGAGGATTAGGGCATATGGCTATAAAACTGGCAAAAGGATTAGGAGCGGAAGTAACTTTATTCTCCAGAACACCAGGAAAAACTGAAGATGCAAAACAATTAGGGGCTGACCATGTGATTATTTCTACCGATGAAGAGCAGATGAAGTCGGTGAAAGGAAAGTTTGATGTCATTATTGATACGGTTCCGTATGTACATGATGTAAACCCTTATGTAACTACTTTAAATATCAGCGGAACCCATGTCCTGGTGGGCTATCTGGGCGGATTGGAGCCGATCTTGAACACAGTTCCTTTAATTCTGGGAAGAAAGTCTGTAGCAGGTTCTGTCATCGGAGGTATTGCAGAAACCCAGGAATTGCTGGATTTCTGTGGAACGCACAATATTGTTTCTGAAATTGAGATGATCAGGATGCAGGATATCAATCATGCGTATGAAAGAATGCTCAAAAGTGATGTAAAATACCGTTTCGTCATTGATATGAAGTCTTTGTAA
- a CDS encoding winged helix-turn-helix transcriptional regulator yields MTAIKESSTIQENKKIVQDCPVMYVMERIGGFWKPIILFNLSTGEKRYSELKKAIPAVTEKMLIQHLKQLEADGLIIRTAKPVVPPHVTYKLSEAGNELAPVIDAMAAWAFQDMERNDIRCTEGNRYRVNQDQNAYSRNLKK; encoded by the coding sequence ATGACAGCAATCAAAGAAAGCTCAACGATTCAGGAAAATAAAAAAATAGTGCAGGATTGTCCTGTAATGTATGTAATGGAAAGAATAGGTGGATTCTGGAAGCCTATTATCCTGTTTAACCTTTCCACAGGAGAGAAAAGATACAGCGAATTGAAAAAAGCAATTCCTGCCGTGACGGAAAAAATGCTGATTCAGCATCTGAAACAACTGGAAGCAGACGGATTGATCATCAGAACCGCAAAACCTGTAGTGCCGCCACATGTGACGTATAAGCTGAGTGAAGCAGGAAATGAACTGGCTCCTGTCATTGATGCCATGGCTGCATGGGCCTTCCAGGATATGGAAAGGAATGATATAAGATGTACAGAAGGAAACCGATATAGAGTGAATCAGGATCAGAATGCCTATAGCCGGAATCTTAAAAAATAA
- a CDS encoding NAD(P)H-binding protein, giving the protein MKIVITGSLGNVAKPLTQQLAAAGHDLTVISSNETRKHDIESLGATPAIGSITDVDFLTQTFQGADAVFVMTPPAISENHIVEQTINAGKNYAEALKNANVKRAVMLSSVGAASPVENGPIKGLHHIENLYHQLENTSFTFLRAGYFYTNFFNDIPLIQNAGIIGGNYAGDIEIPVVHPNDIAKAAAEELLKDHTGKNIRYIVSDQRKASDFAKVLGASVQKPELPWVEFSDEDALNGMLQAGLPYDMAELYVEMGKGLRTGTVQRDFVEHGSPVTGSVKLEDFAKEFSSKF; this is encoded by the coding sequence ATGAAAATTGTAATCACCGGATCATTAGGAAATGTAGCAAAACCATTAACCCAGCAATTGGCTGCAGCTGGACACGATCTTACTGTTATCAGCAGTAACGAAACCAGAAAACACGATATTGAATCTCTGGGAGCAACTCCGGCTATCGGATCTATTACAGATGTAGATTTCCTGACCCAGACATTCCAGGGGGCAGATGCCGTTTTTGTAATGACTCCTCCTGCCATCAGTGAAAATCATATTGTGGAGCAGACGATCAATGCAGGAAAAAATTATGCAGAAGCTTTAAAGAACGCCAATGTGAAAAGAGCGGTTATGCTCAGTAGCGTAGGGGCGGCATCTCCTGTAGAAAATGGACCTATCAAAGGACTTCATCATATTGAAAATCTATATCATCAGCTTGAGAACACTTCTTTCACGTTTTTAAGAGCGGGATATTTCTATACGAATTTCTTTAATGACATTCCACTGATCCAAAATGCAGGAATTATAGGCGGTAATTATGCCGGAGATATAGAAATCCCTGTGGTACATCCCAATGACATTGCCAAAGCAGCCGCTGAAGAACTGCTGAAAGACCATACCGGTAAAAATATCCGGTACATTGTAAGTGACCAGCGAAAGGCTTCTGATTTTGCCAAAGTTTTAGGCGCATCTGTGCAGAAACCGGAACTTCCATGGGTAGAGTTCTCCGATGAAGATGCCTTGAACGGAATGCTTCAGGCAGGTTTACCTTACGATATGGCAGAATTGTATGTTGAAATGGGAAAAGGATTGAGAACCGGTACTGTGCAAAGGGATTTCGTTGAGCACGGATCTCCTGTTACGGGAAGTGTAAAGCTGGAAGATTTTGCGAAGGAATTTTCTTCTAAATTTTAA
- a CDS encoding alpha/beta hydrolase: protein MKYRLLFVFLLLLSCQVFSQNQDPVPAHDDFKIESKEVGETRTINVWKPSGYDKSSAKFSVLYMADGGIQEDFPHVANTLAKLIKSKKIPPVILVGIENTQRRRDLTGPTEDEEDKKIAPVVGGSEKFRAFINNELFTEINKRYRTGNEKGIIGESLAGLFVMETFLHHSDMFDFYIAIDPSLWWNKEYEVKTAKESLAGIGKKTKKLWFTSSGEKGISEAVNGLSQVLKATEMKNVKWKYEKAPGETHATIFRASKEKALIWTFTTK from the coding sequence ATGAAGTATAGGTTACTATTCGTATTTTTATTGCTGTTGAGCTGCCAGGTATTTTCTCAGAATCAGGATCCTGTTCCGGCACATGATGATTTTAAAATCGAGTCGAAAGAAGTAGGTGAAACCAGAACCATTAATGTATGGAAGCCTTCCGGCTACGATAAAAGCTCAGCAAAATTTTCGGTTTTATATATGGCAGACGGAGGCATCCAGGAAGATTTTCCCCATGTTGCCAATACCCTGGCTAAGCTTATCAAATCAAAAAAAATACCTCCTGTGATCCTGGTCGGGATTGAAAATACACAGCGCAGAAGAGACCTTACCGGACCTACAGAAGATGAGGAGGATAAAAAAATTGCTCCTGTTGTAGGTGGTTCTGAAAAATTCAGGGCATTCATCAATAATGAACTTTTTACTGAAATCAACAAACGGTACAGAACCGGCAATGAAAAAGGGATCATTGGAGAATCCTTGGCAGGACTTTTTGTAATGGAGACTTTTTTGCACCACTCTGATATGTTTGATTTCTACATTGCCATTGACCCGTCATTATGGTGGAACAAAGAATATGAAGTAAAAACGGCTAAAGAAAGCCTTGCCGGTATTGGCAAAAAAACTAAAAAGCTGTGGTTTACTTCATCCGGTGAAAAAGGAATTTCCGAAGCTGTAAATGGATTGTCCCAGGTACTGAAAGCAACGGAGATGAAAAATGTGAAATGGAAATATGAAAAAGCACCTGGAGAAACCCATGCTACTATTTTCAGGGCCAGTAAAGAAAAAGCTTTAATCTGGACTTTTACCACTAAATAA
- a CDS encoding alkaline phosphatase family protein, producing the protein MKQGIHLLLLLISFTVLAQQANTDTAQVTIPGRHNNIEAQSKPYVIMISTDGFRYDYAEKYNAQNLLRLSNSGIKAKAMIPSYPSITFPNHWSLITGLYPSHHGLIDNFFYDYKRKESYALSNKKNAEDGSWYGGTPLWGLAEKQGLVTASLMWVGSASDAGGLRPSYYYPYHEKFTPSEKVEKVVNWLKLPEDTRPHFISLYFPEVDGSGHHYGPDTKETETAVHLIDQAIGDLVQKVNALGLKDVNFVFVSDHGMIKVDGGTPLEIPSVLLDKNRFDFYNSQTLLRVYVKNPDEVKAVYKELKADKTEDYEVYLDKKLPKYLHFATRDDRYNRIGQILLIPKAPKIFLEKGKKTSVGKHGYDPRIVPEMKATFYAWGPEFKNNMVIDEFANVNVYPLVAEILGLKIDHPVDGKLKVLKEILKEKK; encoded by the coding sequence ATGAAGCAAGGAATACACCTTTTGCTGCTGCTTATTTCCTTTACGGTTTTGGCACAGCAGGCCAATACGGATACAGCTCAGGTAACAATACCGGGCCGTCACAATAATATTGAAGCACAGTCCAAGCCTTACGTTATCATGATCTCTACAGACGGTTTCCGTTATGATTATGCTGAAAAATATAACGCTCAAAATCTACTCAGGCTTTCCAACAGCGGAATCAAAGCAAAGGCAATGATCCCAAGTTATCCGAGTATTACCTTTCCCAATCACTGGAGCCTGATTACCGGTCTCTATCCTTCCCATCACGGGTTGATCGATAATTTCTTCTATGATTACAAGCGTAAGGAATCTTATGCGCTCAGCAATAAGAAAAATGCTGAGGACGGAAGCTGGTACGGAGGAACTCCACTTTGGGGATTAGCAGAAAAACAGGGCTTGGTAACAGCCTCTCTGATGTGGGTGGGCTCTGCCAGTGATGCCGGAGGATTGAGGCCTTCTTATTATTATCCTTATCACGAAAAATTTACCCCTTCCGAAAAAGTGGAAAAAGTGGTGAACTGGCTGAAATTACCTGAAGATACAAGACCACATTTTATTTCTTTATATTTCCCGGAAGTAGATGGAAGCGGGCATCATTACGGTCCGGATACCAAAGAAACCGAAACTGCCGTTCATCTGATCGATCAGGCTATTGGTGATCTGGTACAGAAAGTAAATGCATTAGGCTTAAAAGATGTCAACTTTGTGTTTGTTTCAGACCATGGAATGATTAAAGTAGATGGAGGGACACCGTTAGAAATTCCTTCGGTTCTTTTGGATAAAAACCGGTTCGATTTTTATAATTCCCAGACCCTGTTGAGGGTATATGTAAAAAATCCTGATGAGGTAAAGGCCGTATACAAAGAACTCAAAGCAGACAAAACAGAAGATTACGAAGTATATCTGGATAAAAAACTTCCGAAATACCTGCATTTTGCAACAAGAGATGACCGCTACAACAGGATAGGGCAGATTCTTCTGATTCCTAAAGCTCCGAAAATATTTTTAGAAAAAGGCAAGAAAACCTCAGTAGGAAAGCATGGCTATGATCCCCGTATTGTTCCGGAAATGAAAGCTACATTCTATGCCTGGGGACCGGAATTTAAAAACAATATGGTCATCGACGAGTTTGCCAATGTAAATGTGTATCCTCTGGTTGCTGAAATTTTAGGCTTAAAAATTGACCATCCGGTTGATGGAAAGCTGAAAGTGCTGAAAGAAATTCTGAAAGAGAAAAAATAA
- a CDS encoding GNAT family N-acetyltransferase — translation MTIEFKTLSNTSVEDVLSVFNHSFSDYIVPFHLSEEQLMTKIVAEKIDFEISVGAFENDKLVGFILQAEKTGNGGKTIYNGGTGVVPESRGKGLVRKMYDFIIPILKERNADTLLLEVIEGNNAAIRAYENLGFHKVRRLLCFNGNINPAEGNTEISVRDMKDFQWDRLSAFWDIEPSWQGSVFVLDPMPESYITLGAYADEKLVGYIIYGPAAKKVYQVAVDKEYRKQGIGTKLFNAIREKNNGETISLNNVDDISEDSAAFLSKTVGLKNPVSQFEMKRSI, via the coding sequence ATGACAATAGAATTCAAAACCCTTTCAAATACGAGTGTAGAAGATGTTTTATCCGTATTCAACCATTCATTTTCAGACTATATCGTCCCTTTTCATCTGTCAGAAGAACAGCTGATGACAAAAATTGTGGCGGAAAAAATAGATTTTGAGATATCGGTAGGTGCATTTGAAAATGATAAGCTGGTCGGATTTATCCTTCAGGCTGAAAAAACAGGAAATGGCGGGAAAACTATATACAACGGAGGAACAGGAGTAGTTCCGGAGAGCAGAGGAAAAGGGCTGGTAAGAAAAATGTATGACTTCATCATTCCCATATTGAAAGAAAGAAATGCAGATACGCTGCTTCTTGAGGTTATTGAAGGTAATAATGCTGCAATCAGGGCCTATGAGAACTTAGGCTTTCATAAAGTTCGGAGACTGCTTTGTTTTAACGGAAATATTAATCCGGCAGAAGGAAATACCGAAATATCTGTTCGGGATATGAAAGACTTCCAGTGGGACAGATTATCCGCTTTCTGGGATATTGAGCCGTCGTGGCAGGGATCTGTTTTTGTACTGGACCCAATGCCAGAAAGTTATATTACGTTGGGAGCTTATGCTGATGAAAAACTGGTGGGCTATATCATTTACGGACCTGCCGCAAAAAAGGTATACCAGGTTGCAGTAGATAAAGAATACAGAAAACAGGGAATAGGAACGAAGCTTTTCAATGCAATCCGGGAAAAAAATAACGGAGAAACCATTTCCCTTAACAATGTGGATGATATTTCTGAAGACTCAGCTGCCTTTTTATCAAAAACAGTAGGACTTAAAAATCCTGTTTCTCAATTCGAAATGAAGCGGAGCATTTGA
- a CDS encoding cytidine deaminase family protein — MRKDLKEIAARFATSKTLNDFVEYGGVAAAIETAEGNVYTGISIDTACSMGFCAEHSAVAEMLKNGEHLIRAVVAVGDDGNAVPPCGRCRELMSQLSKENLNAIIEVKNGVFMTLKELLPYDWKEDLGREW, encoded by the coding sequence ATGAGAAAAGATCTGAAGGAAATTGCTGCCAGGTTTGCAACATCAAAAACGCTGAATGACTTTGTAGAATATGGAGGAGTAGCCGCTGCCATTGAAACAGCAGAAGGAAATGTATACACGGGGATCAGCATAGATACAGCCTGTTCTATGGGTTTTTGTGCAGAACACAGTGCTGTGGCGGAAATGCTGAAAAATGGCGAACATCTTATCAGGGCTGTGGTAGCTGTAGGTGATGACGGGAATGCTGTACCTCCCTGCGGACGCTGCAGGGAACTGATGAGCCAGCTGTCAAAAGAAAACCTCAATGCAATAATAGAAGTGAAAAACGGAGTGTTTATGACTTTAAAAGAACTTTTACCCTACGATTGGAAAGAAGATCTAGGCAGGGAATGGTAA
- a CDS encoding GrpB family protein: MKITFEKYNPSWKDQFESIRNELEENTGFLNPQIEHIGSTSVEGLSAKPIIDIMIGVQNEEDLDKIPPLLKEKDYVYYEKYNGEMPYRRFFIKLTDRPQNLGLPDIIHQGDEIPEKMHDHKLRIAHIHTIPVSSEHWLRHIAFRDYLRTHPEVRNEYQKIKERLSMQEWHDGNDYNEGKDPFIKKEEQKAVQWYLDHHQ; this comes from the coding sequence ATGAAAATCACCTTTGAAAAATACAATCCATCCTGGAAAGACCAATTTGAATCCATCAGAAATGAGTTGGAAGAAAATACCGGTTTTTTGAATCCACAGATTGAGCATATTGGAAGCACATCAGTAGAAGGTCTGTCGGCAAAGCCTATCATAGACATTATGATCGGTGTACAGAATGAAGAAGATCTGGATAAAATTCCACCTTTGCTGAAAGAGAAAGACTATGTGTATTACGAAAAGTATAACGGAGAAATGCCGTATCGCCGTTTCTTTATTAAACTTACAGACCGTCCGCAGAATTTAGGACTTCCGGACATCATTCACCAGGGAGATGAAATTCCTGAGAAAATGCATGATCACAAACTGCGTATTGCCCATATTCACACCATTCCTGTTTCCTCAGAACACTGGCTTCGCCATATCGCTTTCAGAGATTATCTGCGTACACATCCTGAAGTAAGGAATGAATATCAAAAGATAAAAGAACGTCTAAGCATGCAGGAATGGCATGACGGGAATGACTATAATGAAGGAAAAGATCCGTTTATCAAAAAAGAAGAGCAAAAAGCTGTTCAATGGTATTTGGATCATCATCAATAA
- a CDS encoding T9SS type A sorting domain-containing protein has product MKKTLLTLSLVLANFAWAQFSSGTVPLSATGMTVKLDTTPAGVTLTVTGDSNSMLGIGFGGNGIDTGGMASGADGFIYNASANRDYSFSGKPNPPTADAIQDWTETSNTVSGSTRTVVATRSLSGGTGDFAIANAAGTINIFYSRKSGGTTLGYHDAGRGYATLTMAASTLSVNEAVAEAKKTILYPNPAKTSVSLKNFDSVKSIGIYEASGRKVRSIRPDQEKINVEDLKSGIYYFEILLKDGSTSYEKLIKE; this is encoded by the coding sequence ATGAAAAAAACTTTACTAACACTCAGTTTGGTCCTTGCCAATTTTGCATGGGCCCAGTTTTCATCAGGAACGGTGCCTCTTTCGGCTACCGGTATGACGGTGAAATTAGACACTACCCCTGCGGGAGTAACCCTTACAGTAACGGGGGACAGCAATTCTATGCTAGGAATTGGTTTCGGTGGGAACGGTATCGATACCGGTGGTATGGCTTCCGGTGCAGATGGTTTTATTTATAATGCTTCTGCGAACAGGGATTATTCATTTAGTGGAAAACCTAATCCTCCTACAGCAGATGCTATACAAGACTGGACTGAGACATCCAATACGGTTTCAGGAAGTACCAGAACAGTGGTTGCTACAAGATCCCTTTCAGGAGGAACCGGCGATTTTGCCATTGCCAATGCTGCAGGAACCATCAATATCTTTTACTCTCGCAAAAGCGGAGGCACTACGTTGGGGTATCATGATGCCGGAAGAGGATATGCTACATTAACAATGGCAGCCAGCACTTTATCTGTAAATGAGGCTGTTGCAGAGGCTAAAAAAACGATTCTCTATCCTAATCCTGCCAAAACATCAGTCAGCCTTAAGAATTTCGACAGCGTAAAATCCATCGGAATTTATGAAGCATCAGGAAGAAAAGTAAGATCAATAAGACCGGATCAGGAAAAAATAAATGTTGAAGACCTGAAGTCCGGAATTTATTATTTTGAAATTCTGCTGAAAGACGGAAGTACATCTTACGAAAAACTTATCAAAGAATAA
- a CDS encoding ankyrin repeat domain-containing protein — protein MKNFILVLGLILSSLLSAQEKAKSIYDVARSGTVAEVKELMKQNPDIINQINENGFSPLILACYRGNTEVAKYLIDHVKDLNYKSREGTALAGLSIKYNKELTEYLLKKNADPNIADPTGFTPLFWAVKFGNKELTELLLKYKADKTLKDSMGMTPFEYALKADNKEIINLLKN, from the coding sequence ATGAAAAACTTCATCTTAGTATTAGGGCTCATTCTGAGCAGTCTTCTGTCTGCGCAGGAAAAGGCAAAATCAATCTATGATGTTGCCAGGAGCGGAACAGTGGCCGAAGTCAAAGAGCTGATGAAACAGAATCCGGATATTATCAACCAGATTAATGAAAACGGATTTTCACCCCTGATATTGGCCTGTTACAGAGGAAATACCGAGGTTGCCAAGTATCTTATAGATCATGTAAAAGATCTGAATTATAAAAGCAGGGAAGGAACAGCCCTGGCAGGATTATCCATAAAATACAACAAAGAGCTTACAGAATATTTATTAAAGAAAAATGCAGATCCCAATATTGCAGATCCCACAGGATTTACCCCTTTGTTCTGGGCTGTAAAATTCGGGAATAAAGAATTGACAGAGCTTCTGCTGAAATACAAGGCAGATAAGACATTAAAGGATTCAATGGGAATGACTCCCTTTGAATATGCTTTAAAGGCAGACAATAAAGAAATTATCAATCTCTTAAAAAATTAA
- a CDS encoding YceI family protein yields the protein MKKVILLSVSLLSAGYASAQKYSSKTGKVTFEASVPLFEDIYAQDDNNTVVINADTGEMASVSAVKNFHFKTKLMEEHFNESYAETAKYPKTTFRGKITGFDKTKLTTSPQKYTVQGTLNFHGVDKAVSSAATIYSKDGKIYMQGNFVARPADYKVTIPKMVTKKIAENVNVEYNYVLIRQ from the coding sequence ATGAAAAAAGTAATATTATTGAGTGTATCCCTGCTTTCTGCCGGTTACGCATCAGCACAGAAATATAGCTCCAAGACAGGAAAGGTTACCTTTGAGGCTTCAGTACCGTTATTTGAAGATATTTATGCCCAGGATGATAATAATACCGTGGTGATCAATGCTGATACCGGGGAAATGGCCTCTGTTTCCGCTGTAAAGAACTTTCATTTTAAAACAAAACTTATGGAAGAACATTTCAATGAAAGCTACGCAGAAACGGCAAAATATCCTAAAACAACTTTCAGGGGAAAAATTACAGGATTTGATAAAACAAAACTTACGACAAGCCCTCAAAAGTACACTGTTCAGGGAACCCTTAATTTTCATGGCGTGGATAAAGCGGTTTCTTCTGCAGCTACAATATATTCAAAAGACGGGAAGATCTATATGCAAGGTAATTTTGTGGCCAGACCTGCAGATTATAAAGTGACCATTCCAAAGATGGTGACGAAGAAAATTGCGGAAAATGTAAATGTTGAGTATAACTATGTACTGATCAGACAATGA
- a CDS encoding c-type cytochrome — MKKLVYLLSLSSMIILNSCDSRTYEEISDNTPIVLPVKYTADITPIIDNNCIGCHSADGFIKPLATYDQVKANIDGILDRIQRPNGDPEKMPKGGSLSATQINTFIKWKADGLSEN, encoded by the coding sequence ATGAAAAAATTAGTATACCTGTTGAGCTTATCCTCAATGATCATCCTGAACAGCTGTGATAGCAGGACCTATGAAGAAATATCAGACAATACCCCTATCGTATTGCCTGTAAAATATACCGCAGACATAACACCTATTATAGACAATAACTGTATCGGATGTCATTCTGCAGACGGCTTCATTAAGCCATTGGCGACTTATGATCAGGTGAAAGCCAATATAGACGGTATTCTGGACCGCATCCAAAGACCCAATGGAGATCCGGAAAAAATGCCCAAAGGAGGTTCATTATCTGCAACGCAGATCAATACTTTCATTAAATGGAAAGCTGACGGACTTAGTGAAAATTAA
- a CDS encoding DUF5777 family beta-barrel protein, protein MTKALLFLSVFFSGFAFAQEDLLKDIDTVKTNTETSQPAFKALQIVTGQSTKLPAKKEWYIIVAHRFGDISAGFKDFFGLDNASTKLGVIYGVSDAVSVSLSRETNMKTFEGAVKYRLVRQNENFPVDIAGYNVMAVNTALDKDTYPHLKFNDRLSYLTQALISRRFNDKLSLQLTPSYVHKNLYDPAIEDKNQFLAGLGGRYKISKRVSVNAEYFVNFDNHSFYKNPLSLGVDIETGGHVFQLLFTNSQINSDIGYLTNASGNWGKGHIFFGFNLYRVF, encoded by the coding sequence ATGACAAAAGCTCTCTTATTTTTGTCGGTATTTTTTTCAGGTTTTGCCTTTGCACAGGAGGATCTGCTGAAAGATATTGACACCGTCAAAACCAATACGGAAACCTCACAACCCGCCTTCAAGGCCCTTCAGATTGTTACAGGACAATCTACAAAACTCCCTGCAAAAAAGGAATGGTACATTATTGTTGCCCACCGGTTCGGTGATATCAGTGCAGGATTTAAGGATTTTTTTGGTCTTGATAATGCTTCAACCAAATTAGGGGTTATTTACGGTGTTTCAGACGCTGTTTCAGTCAGCCTCTCCAGGGAAACCAATATGAAAACCTTTGAAGGCGCTGTCAAATACCGGTTGGTAAGACAAAACGAAAATTTTCCTGTAGATATTGCCGGTTACAATGTAATGGCCGTCAATACTGCTTTGGATAAAGATACTTATCCACACCTTAAGTTCAACGACAGGCTTTCTTACCTTACCCAGGCACTCATCTCAAGACGGTTTAATGATAAACTGTCACTACAGCTTACCCCTTCCTATGTTCATAAGAATCTTTATGATCCGGCCATTGAAGATAAAAATCAGTTTCTGGCAGGTTTGGGCGGACGCTATAAAATATCAAAAAGAGTCTCTGTGAATGCAGAGTATTTTGTGAATTTCGATAATCACAGTTTTTATAAAAACCCTCTTTCATTGGGGGTAGATATAGAAACCGGGGGACATGTTTTCCAGCTTTTATTCACCAATTCCCAGATCAATTCAGATATAGGATATCTTACCAATGCATCCGGCAATTGGGGAAAAGGACATATTTTCTTTGGGTTTAATCTTTATAGAGTCTTTTAA